A genomic region of Leptolyngbya sp. NIES-2104 contains the following coding sequences:
- a CDS encoding chorismate lyase, with protein sequence MTATFRPTDSAILPSTWHCLDPIWEASDREIQQGLPHSQLSPAWQMMLLGDGSPTRHLQLLTGEPTEVDVLDMSPIGFSTDNAPPAIEQIPGSRLRRQIWLKTASGQRLGYAASWWELSHVDEYLQNRSQPIWSNLSRSRLELYREIKGLHYGRSAALEAAFGYSAPFWGRHYLFWHHGKPFTLIYEVFSPYLEKYLGKAQA encoded by the coding sequence GTGACTGCGACCTTTCGACCGACTGACAGCGCAATTTTGCCATCGACCTGGCACTGCCTTGACCCGATCTGGGAAGCCAGCGATCGCGAAATTCAGCAAGGTTTACCCCACAGCCAGCTTTCTCCCGCATGGCAAATGATGCTCCTGGGTGATGGCTCTCCGACTCGACATCTCCAGCTTCTGACCGGAGAACCGACCGAAGTTGATGTGCTCGATATGTCTCCGATCGGCTTTTCGACGGATAATGCACCGCCTGCGATCGAGCAAATTCCCGGTAGTCGATTGAGAAGACAAATCTGGCTCAAAACTGCCTCCGGTCAGCGTCTAGGGTATGCGGCTTCTTGGTGGGAACTCAGTCACGTCGATGAATATTTGCAGAATCGATCGCAGCCGATTTGGTCGAATTTATCACGATCGCGCCTAGAGCTATATCGCGAAATCAAAGGGTTGCACTATGGTCGATCGGCGGCACTCGAAGCGGCGTTCGGCTATTCGGCTCCATTCTGGGGACGGCATTATTTGTTCTGGCATCATGGCAAGCCGTTCACGCTAATCTATGAAGTATTCTCGCCCTATCTCGAAAAGTATTTGGGGAAAGCGCAAGCCTAG
- a CDS encoding ATP-binding protein: MPYSQETAVSEERFASSKIEALDALPEGYECLMGGEEMGALMRSFNWSSTPFGPVEQWSQSLRSTISICLNSRFPIAIYWGQNHLLLYNDAWRPILGDKHPWGLGRPAREVWSEIWDAIAPEFAKVLTTGKGVFHHDELLPMNRFGYVEECYFDYTFNPIQGEKGVVDGVLNIVTETTYRVLSDRRARLLRDVAAKTGIAKTAEEACEVMCSALQADLADVPFALLYLVDEHQARLCAGDAIANRLTTVDLAQTDDWSISEVVQSNEVKVIDNLVDRFGAISGELWEEPIQKAIVLPIAATGQTKPAAVLVAGVSPRLELNENYHDFFAQVAGQISTAIANARSYEEERRRAEQLAELDRAKTVFFSNVSHEFRTPLALMLGPAEDALREAEIGEQRDRLELIHRNALRLQKLVNTLLDFSRIEAGRIEAIYEPTDLSVLTADLAGMFRSLVERSGLSLRVECESMSEPAYVDREMWEKIVLNLLSNAFKFTFEGEIAVSLRANSDRINLQVRDTGTGIPESELAHVFDRFHRVKGAKGRSYEGSGIGLSLVQELVRLHGGTIEVSSTVNQGTCFTVSIPAGSEHLASDRIRAHRNLASTATGVTAFVEEASRWLPSSEQRETVSSEMPVTTAVKSVTSARIVLADDNADMRDYLTRLLSQQYEVEAFPDGAAALQAIRRNIPDLVLSDVMMPEMDGFELLQALRHPLEGSELNTRELPVILLSARAGEEARIEGLAAGADDYLTKPFSARELLARVEATLKLSKLRQEALQREQALRSMSEAAQQQAEAAYRRIDQLLESMSDAFVALDRDWRIIYQNATAERINNKPRSEVLGKTLWEEWPAVIGSLADQQYRHAVAEQISVHFEQRYYEPPDHDVWLEVHAYPFEEGLGIFYRDISDRKRAESALRESEARFRQLTDSAPMLVWMSGTDKLCYYFNQSWLTFTGRTIEQEMGNGWTEGVHPEDFDRCVQIYAASFDQRISFEMDYRLKRFDGEYRWIYDAGTPRFTPDGEFLGYIGSCFDIHDRKIAEQQKEQLLAREYAAREAAETANRIKDEFLAVLSHELRTPLNPIMGWSKLLKSGNLDEKKTAHAIDIIERNAKLQTQLIEDLLDVSRILRGKLSLSMNPVDVESITKSALETVRLAAEAKSIQIQTEFCSTSSVLGDAARLQQIVWNLLSNAIKFTPAGGSVTVQLAQVDSQVQITVSDTGQGISADFLPHVFEYFRQADSASTRKFGGLGLGLAIVRQLVELHGGTVEAQSLGEDQGATFTVKLPSLKNSTVNSDQTETRTDQNASLSGIQILVVDDEDDSRELAAFVLEQSGATVTAVNCAIAALDAIAQTQFDVLISDIGMPEMNGYMLIEQVQKQTKIPCAIALTAYAGELNQQQAIEAGFQRHLAKPIEPELLIQTVQTVLQTCTKSKMA, encoded by the coding sequence ATGCCTTACTCACAAGAAACAGCAGTGTCTGAAGAACGGTTCGCAAGTAGCAAAATCGAAGCGCTTGATGCTTTGCCCGAAGGGTATGAATGCTTGATGGGCGGCGAAGAAATGGGTGCACTAATGCGATCGTTCAATTGGTCAAGCACACCATTTGGACCTGTCGAACAATGGTCGCAAAGTTTACGATCGACCATCAGTATTTGCCTCAACTCCCGATTCCCGATCGCCATTTATTGGGGACAAAACCATCTCTTACTGTACAACGATGCTTGGAGACCGATTTTAGGCGATAAACATCCGTGGGGGTTGGGTCGTCCTGCACGAGAAGTTTGGTCTGAAATTTGGGACGCGATCGCTCCAGAATTTGCGAAAGTCCTCACGACTGGAAAAGGCGTTTTTCACCATGATGAACTCTTGCCGATGAACCGTTTCGGCTATGTGGAAGAGTGCTATTTTGATTACACCTTTAATCCGATTCAGGGCGAAAAAGGGGTCGTCGATGGCGTACTGAACATTGTCACCGAAACGACGTATCGCGTGTTGAGTGATCGACGAGCACGATTATTACGGGATGTCGCCGCTAAAACGGGAATTGCAAAAACCGCTGAGGAAGCTTGTGAAGTGATGTGTTCAGCCCTGCAAGCTGATCTTGCTGATGTGCCGTTTGCTTTGTTGTATTTGGTGGATGAACATCAGGCGCGATTGTGTGCGGGAGATGCGATCGCCAATCGGCTGACCACCGTTGATCTCGCTCAAACCGATGATTGGTCGATCTCTGAAGTCGTTCAATCGAATGAAGTCAAAGTGATCGATAACCTAGTCGATCGATTCGGTGCAATCTCTGGAGAGCTTTGGGAAGAACCGATTCAAAAAGCGATCGTGCTGCCAATTGCCGCGACCGGACAGACGAAACCTGCTGCTGTGTTGGTGGCTGGAGTCAGTCCGCGACTGGAATTGAATGAGAACTATCACGATTTTTTTGCTCAAGTTGCTGGACAGATTTCAACCGCGATCGCGAATGCTCGATCATACGAAGAAGAACGCAGACGAGCCGAACAACTTGCAGAACTCGATCGAGCGAAAACAGTCTTTTTCTCGAATGTGAGTCACGAGTTTCGCACCCCTTTAGCTTTGATGTTGGGACCTGCCGAAGATGCACTCCGAGAAGCAGAAATCGGGGAACAACGCGATCGCTTAGAGCTAATTCACCGAAATGCTCTGAGGTTGCAAAAATTAGTCAATACGCTGCTCGATTTTTCGCGGATTGAAGCAGGACGAATCGAAGCCATCTACGAACCTACAGATTTATCAGTTTTAACTGCGGATTTAGCAGGAATGTTTCGATCGCTCGTGGAACGCTCTGGACTTAGCTTACGAGTCGAATGTGAATCTATGTCTGAGCCTGCTTATGTCGATCGCGAAATGTGGGAAAAAATTGTTCTAAACTTGCTCTCAAATGCGTTTAAGTTCACATTCGAGGGCGAGATTGCAGTTAGTCTTCGGGCAAATAGCGATCGCATTAATCTACAAGTTCGCGATACCGGAACCGGAATTCCAGAATCTGAACTCGCTCATGTCTTTGATCGATTTCATCGGGTCAAAGGTGCAAAAGGGCGTAGCTATGAAGGATCAGGAATTGGACTATCGCTGGTTCAAGAATTAGTTAGGTTGCATGGAGGCACGATCGAAGTTAGTAGCACTGTCAATCAAGGAACTTGTTTCACGGTTTCGATTCCGGCTGGATCTGAACATTTAGCTAGCGATCGTATTCGTGCCCATCGGAATTTGGCTTCGACTGCAACGGGTGTAACCGCGTTTGTTGAAGAAGCCTCGCGATGGTTGCCTTCTTCTGAACAGCGCGAAACCGTTTCATCAGAAATGCCCGTAACAACAGCGGTGAAATCGGTTACTTCCGCTCGGATTGTTCTGGCAGATGATAATGCCGATATGCGGGACTATCTCACCCGGTTGCTGAGTCAGCAGTATGAAGTCGAAGCGTTTCCAGACGGAGCCGCCGCCCTTCAAGCCATTCGCCGCAACATTCCCGATCTCGTCCTTTCAGATGTGATGATGCCAGAAATGGATGGATTTGAACTTTTACAAGCTCTGCGCCATCCGCTAGAAGGATCTGAACTAAATACTAGAGAACTTCCTGTGATTTTGCTGTCTGCTCGTGCGGGTGAAGAGGCGCGGATTGAAGGATTAGCAGCAGGAGCCGATGACTATCTCACGAAACCCTTTTCAGCACGAGAACTATTGGCGCGAGTGGAAGCGACTTTAAAACTTTCAAAACTACGACAAGAAGCCCTTCAGCGAGAACAAGCGTTACGATCGATGAGTGAAGCCGCTCAACAACAAGCCGAAGCTGCCTACCGTCGAATCGATCAACTGCTTGAAAGTATGAGCGATGCGTTTGTTGCACTCGATCGAGATTGGCGAATTATCTATCAAAACGCGACTGCGGAACGGATTAACAACAAACCCCGCTCTGAAGTGTTAGGTAAAACGCTTTGGGAAGAGTGGCCCGCTGTGATTGGTTCGCTCGCAGATCAGCAATATCGTCATGCTGTTGCAGAACAGATTTCCGTCCACTTTGAGCAACGTTACTATGAACCCCCCGATCATGATGTTTGGCTAGAAGTTCATGCGTATCCGTTTGAAGAAGGACTGGGAATTTTTTATCGAGATATTAGCGATCGTAAACGTGCAGAATCCGCTTTACGAGAAAGTGAAGCGCGATTCCGACAGTTAACCGATTCGGCTCCGATGCTGGTTTGGATGTCGGGAACAGATAAGCTGTGCTACTACTTTAATCAATCTTGGCTAACCTTCACCGGACGCACGATCGAACAAGAGATGGGGAATGGTTGGACAGAAGGCGTTCATCCTGAAGATTTCGATCGCTGTGTGCAGATTTATGCGGCTTCGTTTGATCAGCGGATTTCATTTGAAATGGACTATCGCCTCAAACGTTTCGATGGAGAATATCGCTGGATTTATGATGCAGGTACCCCTCGATTCACACCAGATGGAGAGTTCCTCGGTTATATCGGGTCTTGTTTTGATATTCACGATCGTAAAATTGCCGAACAACAAAAAGAACAGCTTCTAGCACGAGAATATGCTGCCCGCGAAGCCGCTGAAACCGCAAACCGGATCAAAGATGAATTTTTAGCGGTACTCTCTCATGAATTGAGAACGCCCCTCAATCCAATTATGGGCTGGTCTAAATTGCTCAAGAGCGGCAATCTTGATGAGAAAAAAACGGCTCATGCGATCGACATTATCGAACGCAATGCCAAACTGCAAACGCAACTAATCGAAGACTTGCTGGATGTCTCTCGCATTCTGCGCGGTAAACTCAGTCTCAGCATGAATCCAGTCGATGTGGAATCGATTACTAAATCAGCGTTAGAGACAGTCCGACTTGCAGCCGAAGCGAAATCGATTCAAATTCAAACTGAGTTTTGTTCAACTAGCTCTGTGTTAGGCGATGCTGCACGTCTTCAGCAAATCGTCTGGAATTTGCTCTCGAATGCAATCAAATTTACACCAGCAGGCGGAAGCGTCACAGTTCAGTTAGCGCAGGTCGATTCACAAGTGCAGATTACTGTGAGCGATACCGGGCAGGGCATCTCAGCCGATTTTCTTCCCCATGTGTTTGAGTATTTCCGCCAAGCGGATAGTGCTTCGACTCGTAAGTTTGGTGGATTAGGACTCGGACTTGCGATCGTGCGTCAACTAGTCGAACTGCATGGCGGAACCGTTGAAGCGCAAAGTTTGGGTGAAGATCAAGGTGCCACCTTCACAGTGAAGCTACCCAGCTTGAAGAATAGTACGGTGAACAGTGATCAAACAGAGACACGAACGGATCAGAATGCTTCACTTTCTGGGATTCAAATTCTCGTGGTCGATGATGAAGATGATAGTCGTGAGCTAGCAGCTTTCGTCTTGGAACAATCAGGAGCAACCGTTACCGCTGTTAATTGCGCGATCGCAGCTTTAGACGCGATCGCACAAACCCAATTTGATGTGCTCATCAGCGATATCGGAATGCCAGAGATGAACGGATATATGTTGATCGAGCAAGTTCAGAAACAGACTAAGATTCCTTGCGCGATCGCGCTCACTGCGTACGCGGGCGAACTGAATCAACAACAAGCGATCGAGGCTGGTTTTCAACGCCATTTAGCGAAACCGATTGAACCGGAGTTGTTGATCCAGACTGTTCAAACCGTGCTTCAGACTTGTACAAAATCCAAGATGGCTTGA
- a CDS encoding alpha/beta fold hydrolase, translated as MLLTQTPIDQYVQVGSVKTRFWQAGQGKRTILLLHGAGGSAEFWYYNVLVLARKHRVIAIDMVGSGRSDKPSASYSLAFQAEFIRDFMDVMSIGSAVLVGHSMSGGAALQLALMAPDRIEKLVLVGSFGLGREVTLSARLATLPFAIRSLQPAPSVMRPMLRQNVFDVDRIPQEWIDLRYPIFALPGRKEPLIQMARTNLCLSGVKESVYQPIVQNLPNITAPTLIIWGKQDRIIPIDHAYIAAKHLPNAEQPLLLNQCGHYPHLEHPAEFNQAILDFVQV; from the coding sequence ATGCTTCTAACCCAGACTCCGATCGATCAGTACGTGCAGGTTGGTTCCGTTAAAACTCGGTTTTGGCAAGCGGGACAAGGAAAACGAACGATTCTACTCTTGCACGGTGCGGGGGGTTCAGCAGAATTCTGGTATTACAATGTTTTAGTTTTGGCACGAAAACATCGAGTGATCGCGATCGATATGGTCGGTTCTGGACGCTCAGATAAGCCTTCAGCTTCGTATTCACTGGCGTTTCAGGCGGAATTTATTCGCGACTTTATGGATGTGATGTCGATCGGGTCTGCGGTGCTAGTCGGGCATTCGATGTCAGGTGGAGCGGCGTTGCAGTTGGCATTAATGGCTCCAGACCGAATTGAGAAATTAGTGTTAGTGGGAAGCTTTGGATTAGGGCGGGAAGTGACACTTTCGGCGCGGTTAGCCACATTACCGTTTGCAATCCGATCGCTGCAACCTGCACCTTCAGTGATGCGTCCGATGTTGAGACAGAATGTGTTCGATGTCGATCGCATTCCGCAAGAATGGATTGATTTGCGCTATCCGATTTTTGCACTGCCAGGACGCAAAGAACCTTTGATTCAAATGGCGCGAACGAATCTCTGTTTAAGCGGCGTGAAAGAATCGGTCTATCAACCGATCGTGCAAAATCTGCCGAACATTACTGCACCGACCTTGATTATTTGGGGCAAACAGGATCGAATTATTCCGATCGATCATGCTTATATCGCTGCAAAACATCTACCCAATGCAGAACAGCCTTTGTTATTAAATCAGTGCGGGCACTATCCCCACTTGGAACATCCCGCAGAATTTAATCAAGCCATCTTGGATTTTGTACAAGTCTGA